The Esox lucius isolate fEsoLuc1 chromosome 20, fEsoLuc1.pri, whole genome shotgun sequence region gcggcgtggcatggagtcgatcagtctgtggcactgctcaggtgttatgagagcccagattgctttgatagtggccttcagctcttctgcattgttgggtctggcgtatcgtatcttcctcttcacaataccccatagattttctatagggttaaggtcaggcgagtttgctggccaattaagaacagggataccaaggtccttaaaccaggtactggtagctttggcactgtgtgcaggtgccaagtcctgttggaaaatgaaatctgcatctccataaagttggtcagcagcaggaagcatgaagtgctctaaaacttcctggtagacggctgcgttgaccttggacctcagaaaaaacagtggaccaacaccagcagatgacatggcacgccaaaccatcactgactgtggaaactttacactggacttcaagcaacgtggattctgtgcccctactctcttcctccagactctgggaccttgatttccaaagaaaatgcaGGATCAGGTAatataactcagcagcagtccagtcttttatgtctttagcccaggcaagacgcttctgatgctgtgtcttgttcaagagtggcttgacacaaggaatgcgacagctgaaacccatgtcttgcatacgtctgtgcgtgatggttcttgaagcactgactccagctgcagtccactctttgggaatctcccccacatttttgaatgggttttgtttcacaatcctctccagggtgcggttatccctattgcttgtacacttttttcttccACATCTTTtacttcccttcgcctctctattaatgtgcttggacacagagctctgtgaacagccagcctctttagctatgaccttttgtctcttgccctccttgtgcaaggtgtcaatggtcgtcttttggacagctgtcaagtcagcagtcttccccatgattgtgtagcctacagaactagactgagagaccctttaaaggcctttgcaggtgttttgggttaaataGCTGAtcagagtgtggcaccaggtgtcttcaatattgaaccttttcacaatattcaaattttctgagatacagaatttgggtttttcattagttgtcagttataatcataaaaatgtaaagaaataaacacttgaaatatatcagtttgtgtggaatgaatgtatacattatacaagtttcactttttgaatggaattactgaaataaatcaactttttgatgatattcaaattttatgaccagcatctgtaTATGTTTTAGATCAGGGCCGACCCTAGGAATAAGTGACATAAGGGGGCCCCGGACTGCTAGTGatttttgcttagggcccccagaAAGATACGCCCAGCACTGATTTAGATACAGTATTTCATAATGCCATAATGTTAAAGATCAACTCTATGGGAGAAATTAAGTTGTTATATTGTGGGCAAAATCACATATCTGGATTAATTTCGCTATAAACTATAATATTGGACTATACTAAGATGGAGCAATATGCAATGGTAATTTGGCCAGGCTCTCAAAACAATGTTTAACACTAAACGGACAAATGCTACGCATGGTTACGTTTCTTAAGGgtttaaatgtataataacaTTGATCTGCTTAGTGGGGACAAATTAGGATCTTACACTGAAAACTGTACCTTAAATCACCCTCAGTTTAGGTCAGGAAAGTCACGTGAATTGCGACCTCTGCAGCTCTGCGCGACAGAGCGAGCTTGGCGAGTCTTTTACAGTAGCCTAGGTCATACACTCATACTAAGATTTCGACAGAGCTGTCCAACACTTTTCCACGTAGTCtaagtaaaatatataatttacgTGAACTATTACAGAGGAATATTTTTCAAACGGAACATGTAACAACATTTATCTATTCGAATGTGTAGAGCTACCTGCATCACATGTTAGTAAAATAACCCTAATGAAGTCGATCCGCGTGATTTGGATTATTCCCTGATTTATACTTTTTGCACTTAAACAGATATCTGCTTATTGGGTGGTGGGAGGTGACCACCATCACCTCTTAACGGAATCCCGGTGAAGGAATGAATTATGCCTGAGAGAGGATGTACCATCTTTAGTCTGATGGTACTGTCGGTGTTGGAGGTGGGACTCGGTGCGTCCAGCATCTCCCTCGGGGTGGTCGGCATCGTCGGAATTCGATCTGCGCGCAAGCTGCAGCTCGGGGATGCTTCCTCTATATGGAGCGGGGTTTGTGTACGTTAAATAATTCACTTAATGTTTATGCTTTTATATGCTTAATATTACTCTGTATATCTACActtttaacatattttcccCCATTTAGTTTCTTATCTGTGGACTATGCGGAATGTTGTGTGCGAAGAAAAGGTCGGGATTGATTGTAAGTTAATTTAAAGGTAACGTATTAAGCATAAAATGCAGTGCACATACTAGACTACCTTGGGTTGGCTATATATGCGAAGTGAGTAAGGAGTGAAATATGAGGGGCGATTGACAGACGAAAACAAGCTGGACTGAAATTTGATATTTACTTGACAGACCAGTGGTATTATTCCTCCCCCAGATGATTATGTTTTCAGCCTGCTGTATCTGTGGTCTGATCAGTGGGATCCTGAACTTCCAGTTTGTGCGCGTGGTTGCTAAGCGTCCCGATGCCTTGCGGCCGCTCCACCTGGCCATCATGGTGCTTGCCTGCCTGGGAATTGCTGTGTCCATACTTTTCACCTGGCTGACGTGTCGCCTGGCCAGCAGCgaacagcagaggatgtacctGGAGAGAGAGCTATCGCTGCACCACTCTCACGAGATGAGCGACAAAGTGAGCTCAGATTATTTAAGCAGCTCCATAATGGTTGCAATATTGGACGTTTTGATATGTTTTATGAATTGCTTGAATGCAGCAAGGTGCTGTGACACTGCTTCTAGAAGATACACTGCCTTCATTTGATACAACAGTTAAAACGCTAATATTTAAGTTCAGTAATTTCTGTCACTGGGTTGCTCTGTAATTTCCAATGTACTACTCTATTCCAGGAGTTTGCTGACCGATCTGAAAGAGCAGCCAGCATCACTCAGATGTCCTTAAATGGAAAATCGTCACCTCCATTATAGTCAGGCTTAAGTTCAGTTGTCACACTGTTCCCGCCAGGTTTAGTTCTATACAACACCATTTGTTGCAGGTGACCCCGTCACTGAAAAGCCACAGTGAGACCCGGCAATTAGATGGGTCCCGATTAATGCAACTGGAATACATTTACTTTGAGATAGATTTCAGATACAATGCCTCAACATTTGATCATAGAGATCATTTGCTGTGTTGAAtattaattgcaaaatgcttatttatttaatatcatttatgtattatatgtgatttgtattaaatataatgttttgGGAAAATGCTGCTTTGTGTTGTTCATTAATAATCATGCAAATTGAACAACATCCAATCTGTAATACGATTTTACAAAAAAGCTCAATCATTTGAAGCTTTGAAGATACTGACAATTATGATGGACAAAGGATGATGGAGGATGATGACGTTATTGTATATGTCAGTGCATTTTATCTGAATGCATCagaatatttaagcaataaggcacgagtGGGTGTGGTTTATGGCCAGTATACACCAGCTACGAGCTGTTCTTAAACATGGTGTATCACCTTGTGCTTGGACTTAGCCAtagtatattggcaatataccctAAAGTAAAAAGTGTTGTGATGTCAGACCCGTGaaatatgtaagcaataaggcacgagagggtgtggtatatgggcAATTTATGACACAAATCCCTGAAATGCCTTATTTCTCTTCATAAATTGtaaatgtgatgtcatacatgTGGTGTATGGTTCCATATatcacagctatcagccaattagcattcaggattcaaccCACCTGGTTCATAAGGTCTACGTAATGCGTTGTGCCTATGACAAGCTCTTAATCatgatatattggccatatactatACCCCCTCATGCCTTACATATAACGTGGCTATTAGCAGATCATTATTCAGTATTCAAAGCAGCCTGTTTATGCTTTGCAG contains the following coding sequences:
- the tmem196b gene encoding transmembrane protein 196, with amino-acid sequence MPERGCTIFSLMVLSVLEVGLGASSISLGVVGIVGIRSARKLQLGDASSIWSGVCFLICGLCGMLCAKKRSGLIMIMFSACCICGLISGILNFQFVRVVAKRPDALRPLHLAIMVLACLGIAVSILFTWLTCRLASSEQQRMYLERELSLHHSHEMSDKEFADRSERAASITQMSLNGKSSPPL